Proteins from one Cryptomeria japonica chromosome 4, Sugi_1.0, whole genome shotgun sequence genomic window:
- the LOC131875527 gene encoding xyloglucan endotransglucosylase protein 1-like, whose amino-acid sequence MALLFLFLVLTHLAYLQNISANFYSDFDITWGNDHAKILDNGQQLQLTLDQSSGSGFQSKNEYLFAKIDMQIKLVPGNSAGTVTAYYMSSQGDKHDEIDFEFLGNLSGDPYIMQTNVFSQDQGNREQRIYLWFDPTADFHTYSVLWNPQQILFSVDGTPVRVFKNNENVGVAYPKNQGMRIYSSLWNGDDWATRGGLVKIDWSKAPFVASYQNFNAQVCSTSSSDCSANAWYSQVALDSGEQQQLEWVRKNYMVYDYCSDTKRFPQGLPTECTR is encoded by the exons ATGGCGCTGCTCTTCTTATTTTTAGTCTTAACACACCTTGCTTATTTGCAGAATATCTCTGCAAATTTTTACAGCGACTTTGACATCACGTGGGGTAATGACCACGCTAAGATACTTGACAACGGCCAGCAGTTGCAGCTTACTCTCGATCAGTCCTCAG GTTCAGGGTTCCAATCGAAGAATGAATATCTGTTTGCAAAAATTGATATGCAAATCAAGTTGGTGCCCGGTAACTCGGCAGGAACTGTAACAGCTTACTAT ATGTCTTCTCAAGGAGATAAGCACGACGAAATAGACTTTGAGTTTCTCGGAAACTTGTCTGGAGATCCCTATATCATGCAGACAAATGTTTTCTCACAAGACCAAGGCAATCGAGAACAGCGAATCTACCTCTGGTTTGATCCCACTGCAGACTTCCACACTTATTCCGTTCTCTGGAATCCCCAACAAATTTT ATTTTCTGTGGATGGAACTCCCGTGAGAGTGTTTAAGAACAATGAGAATGTGGGTGTGGCGTATCCGAAGAATCAAGGCATGAGAATATATTCGAGTCTGTGGAACGGAGACGATTGGGCAACTAGAGGTGGGCTTGTGAAGATAGACTGGAGCAAAGCCCCCTTTGTCGCCTCATACCAGAATTTTAATGCACAGGTGTGCAGTACTTCTTCCTCTGACTGTTCTGCAAATGCATGGTACAGTCAAGTAGCATTGGATTCGGGTGAGCAGCAGCAGCTTGAATGGGTGCGCAAGAACTATATGGTATATGATTACTGTTCCGACACCAAAAGGTTTCCACAGGGCCTTCCTACTGAATGCACCCGTTAG